One Chitinophagales bacterium genomic window carries:
- the ygcM gene encoding 6-carboxy-5,6,7,8-tetrahydropterin synthase — protein MKVSVFRKARFNAAHRLYNTSWSFEQNQKVFGLCNNPNFHGHNYELIVRVTGEIDPETGYVIDLKILKDIIQEEVIERFDHRNLNLDTEEFKQLIPTVENIAVVIYNLLRKRLDKKFELQIRLYETERNFVEYPA, from the coding sequence ATGAAAGTATCCGTTTTCCGGAAAGCCCGCTTTAATGCAGCTCATCGCCTGTATAATACAAGCTGGAGTTTTGAGCAAAACCAAAAGGTTTTTGGCCTGTGCAACAATCCGAATTTTCACGGACATAATTATGAGTTGATCGTAAGAGTTACCGGTGAAATTGATCCGGAAACCGGCTATGTCATAGACCTGAAAATTCTCAAGGACATTATCCAGGAAGAGGTGATTGAACGCTTTGACCACCGCAATCTCAATCTGGATACTGAAGAATTTAAGCAGCTTATCCCTACGGTGGAAAACATTGCAGTAGTTATATACAATCTCCTTCGTAAACGTCTGGATAAGAAATTTGAACTTCAGATAAGGCTTTACGAAACAGAGCGCAATTTTGTGGAATATCCGGCCTGA
- a CDS encoding NAD(P)-dependent oxidoreductase, whose translation MLTGASGLLGRHICNLAAGRWRIHGIVHKTAFDHKGVVLHKADLTRPAEVQSLFNAISPQAVIHTAAISEAGYCQQHPEESYKINVAAAVLIAGLCAEKDIPFVFTSSDLVFDGQKGNYMEEDEVNPLSYYGAQKAEAERAIRERYPQAAICRLPLLIGLGNSKGHLHALLNTVKQGGSFKLFVDEFRSPLGCISAAEGLLLAAEKFRGIYHLGGRQRMSRYALGVKIASVMGIPLTKLEPVRQSDLQLLAPRPADVSLNSDKACAAGFIPMPIEEELLAFRQLQGISAK comes from the coding sequence ATGTTAACGGGAGCCAGCGGATTGCTGGGGCGCCATATATGTAACCTTGCCGCTGGGAGATGGCGCATTCATGGAATCGTGCATAAGACAGCCTTTGACCACAAGGGTGTGGTGCTGCATAAAGCCGATCTGACCCGTCCGGCTGAAGTACAGTCCCTTTTCAATGCTATAAGTCCTCAGGCAGTCATCCACACTGCAGCCATATCAGAAGCAGGTTACTGCCAGCAGCACCCCGAAGAATCGTATAAGATAAACGTTGCGGCTGCTGTTTTGATAGCCGGTCTTTGTGCAGAAAAAGATATTCCTTTTGTTTTTACCTCCTCAGATTTGGTTTTTGACGGACAGAAGGGAAACTATATGGAAGAAGATGAGGTAAATCCGCTCAGTTATTATGGCGCACAAAAAGCTGAAGCAGAGAGGGCAATAAGGGAAAGATATCCGCAGGCAGCTATATGCCGGTTGCCACTGCTGATAGGGCTGGGCAATAGTAAGGGACATCTGCACGCCTTGTTGAATACGGTAAAGCAAGGAGGTTCTTTTAAGTTGTTTGTGGACGAGTTTCGCAGTCCGCTGGGATGTATTTCCGCAGCTGAAGGATTATTGTTGGCTGCTGAAAAGTTCAGAGGCATATATCATCTTGGAGGCCGGCAGCGGATGTCCCGCTATGCGTTAGGAGTAAAAATTGCTTCAGTAATGGGCATTCCGCTCACTAAGCTGGAGCCGGTGCGTCAGAGCGACCTGCAGTTGCTGGCGCCTCGTCCGGCTGATGTGTCTCTTAATTCGGATAAGGCTTGCGCAGCCGGTTTTATTCCTATGCCTATAGAGGAAGAGCTGCTGGCATTCCGCCAGTTGCAAGGCATCTCTGCAAAATAA